A portion of the Deinococcus planocerae genome contains these proteins:
- a CDS encoding DUF6210 family protein, with translation MIVEASTGVTYGEQCMGLACDQREVEGFLIPTFTDAERLVAFFARFHGWPPGIQEKWKAADVEELAALVAGLRVWRTYSNTEDRNDEPHFLVLDRERLAESTEAWVRVLTPYGPGVLIFPNSD, from the coding sequence GTGATCGTGGAAGCCTCGACGGGCGTGACCTACGGCGAGCAATGCATGGGCCTGGCCTGCGATCAGCGTGAGGTTGAAGGCTTCCTGATTCCAACGTTTACGGATGCTGAGCGGCTCGTCGCTTTCTTCGCGCGGTTCCACGGGTGGCCGCCCGGCATCCAGGAGAAGTGGAAGGCTGCGGATGTGGAAGAACTGGCCGCCCTGGTTGCAGGACTGAGAGTTTGGCGTACCTATTCCAATACGGAAGACCGCAACGACGAACCGCACTTCCTCGTCTTGGATCGTGAGCGTTTGGCCGAATCCACAGAAGCATGGGTCAGGGTGCTTACGCCCTACGGCCCCGGCGTCTTGATCTTCCCGAACAGTGATTGA